Below is a window of Caldalkalibacillus uzonensis DNA.
CTTTGCGCTTGGATGATGAAATTACGTATACCAACAACTGGCCTTACTATGAAGAAGCAGGCAACACGATGACCATGTCTGCTGTTTGGTGGAGTGGTGTGAGTGTCACCTTGTTGATCTTCTTCGTTGCGGTCGTCTTATTCTTCTTCTATCGTTATAACTTGGGGATGCAAGAAGCCTATACCAAAGACCGTTATCCCCAATTTGATATCAATCAGTTGCCACTGACTCCATCCCAATTGAAAACAGGAAAATACTTTGTTGTTGTCGTCCTTTTGTTCTTTGCGCAAGCGATGTTTGGAGGGTTATTAGCCCACTACTACGTTGAACCCGACAGTTTTTATGGCCTGGATTGGGTTGCTGACCTCTTTCCATTCAGTATAGCCAAAGGATTCCACATGCAGCTGGCTATTTTTTGGATCGCCACAACTTGGCTGGGGATGGGCATTTACATCGCACCCATCGTCGGTGGTCATGAGCCCAAGCGGCAGGGATTGCTGGTCAATATATTATTCTGGGCGCTGGTCGTATTAGTAGGAGGAAGTATGGTAGGCCAATGGTTAGGTGCCAAGGGTTACTTAGGCAACTGGTGGTTCTTGTTTGGTCACCAGGGATGGCAGTATCTAGAGCTGGGTCGTTTTTGGCAATATATCTTGGCCCTTGGCATGGGAATTTGGCTGTTTATCGTCTATCGCGGCATTCGCGGCGGCCTTAAAAGGGAAACCGATAAAGGCGGACTGATCCACCTGCTGTTTTATGCGGCCATTGCTGTTCCAGCTTTCTATATCTTTGCTTTCTTCTTTAATCCAGGTTCACACTTTACGTTTGCGGATTACTGGCGCTGGTGGCTGATTCATCTGTGGGTTGAAGGCATTTTTGAAGTGTTTGCGGTTGTGGTGATTGGTTTTCTCCTTGTGTATATGAAGCTGGTGACTAAAGCTTCAGTTGTGCGGGCTTTATACTTTCAGCTCACCTTGCTTTTGGGCAGTGGTGTGATCGGCATTGGTCACCACTACTACTACAATGGTTCACCTGAGATTTGGATTGCTTTGGGTGCAACCTTCTCAGCCTTAGAAGTCATACCGCTGACCCTGTTAATACTGGAGGCCTATGAGCAATACAAAATGATGAGAGACGGGGGAGTTCAGTTCCCGTACAAATTAACATTCTGGTTCTTGATTGCCACAGCAATTTGGAATTTACTTGGTGCAGGGGTATTAGGCTTCCTGATTAATCTTCCGGCTGTCAACTACTTTGAACATGGCCAATTCTTAACGGCAGCTCACGCCCATGGCGCCATGATGGGAGTCTACGGCATGTTTGCCATTGCGGTTCTGATTTTCTCCCTGCGCAACATCGTTAAACCGGAGGCTTGGGATGACAGGCTGCTCAAATGGTCCTTCTGGGGCTTAAATATTGGCTTAGCAGGCATGATAGCTGTCACCTTGTTGCCCATTGGTATCCTGCAGTTTCAAGAGGCGTTTCAATCGGGATATTGGGCTTCCCGCTCTGCCGCGTTTTATGAGCAGGACATTATTCAAACCCTGTTAACTTGGCGTGCAGTGCCTGATACCATTTTTCTGCTTGGTATACTGCCGCTCATCTACTTCTGTATCAAAACATTGTTTGCCACCCGCGATGTCACACACGGGGAAGGGGAAGAGTTACCAATAAGTGATCCGGATGAAACTGATGATCCGGGGTACCCCCATGATCCGGATCATGCTAAGCATACGCCTTCGTTTTAAAGTGCAATACAGAAGGCGCAAAAAGATAAGACGTCCGAAGCTGTTGTTCGGGCGTCTTTTTTAGCGCTGTAACATTTCCCAATCTTTAAAGATCTGCTGATGGGGGATAGAGACGCTGACCTCAGTTTCCAAGATATTTGGTTTGCAAATAACGGGCGTGCATGCCGGTGAAAAAGGCTTCTTTGTGCCAGTCATCCAATCCCAACAGTCTGCTTAAAACAGAACGGAAGTATGCTACAAAGTTGATGTTTTTTAATCGCTGGTAAACAGAATAGAAACTCATCTATGAGGACTCATATAAGGCAATACCACAAATCCCTCTTTTACCAGAGTTTCTGTTGCTTTAATCGTTTCATAGTTGTCCGGAAGCAAATACTTTTGATCGGCAATCACCTTGATTTTAACCCAATTTACCATACCAGCAGCACGGGCAATTCTGGCTATCCGTACAGCTTCATCGCTGTTTCGTGCTCCTGATGTGTTAGGCAGTAAGATAATGTCCTCAGGGATATAGTTCAAAATGTTATCTCTTGGGGACTCAAGATCAACTCTGCGTAAAGCAACGGTAACGACTTGGGTACCTGAGCGTTTAATGGCCTCTGCCGTTGGGTTTAACTGGAAAACTTGCCTGTACCCAACAATAGACGGCTCTCTAAGGCCATGTCTCCAATCTGTAAAGCATCATTCATCTCAGCTCACCTCTATTTTCTGTTTTCCACAATGCCAGTGAGGGTTAGCACGGTGTTCTCTCATATGAGACCGATTGATTGACCATGAGTGCACTTTGGTCATTATAACGTTTGCTCGGGGCAATCAGGATACGAACTTGATCACATGGTTAACATTTTTTGATAGATGAGCCACTGGCCTGGGCAAAGCCATTATTTGTTTTTCGTTGACAATTTGATGACAATTAGCACCAGAGAGGGGTTCTGAGAGGGTTTTTGCGTGTTGAAAATAAGTTCGCTTCACATACTGAGGATGAATATGGAAGGGAGGAAACGGCAATGATGACATCGATTTATCACAGGTACCGCTGGCTGGAGTGGATCACGACGGTTGATCACAAAAAAATCGGGGTCATGTATTTGGCGGCCGGTTTTATCTTTTTTCTTTTGGGTGGTCTGGAAGCGATTCTGATGCGCATTCAACTGATGTTTCCCGAAAATAGTTTTTTAGGGGGTTCTACTTATAATGAACTGTTGACCATGCACGGAACAACCATGATTTTTTTGGCTGCGCTACCTTTG
It encodes the following:
- a CDS encoding nitric-oxide reductase large subunit codes for the protein MGHKPHRTRNSFLKSILVFTLIFSFSVLLLGGYWIFESAAPRPAQVVAPDGEVLMTKESIQGGQAVFQKYALMLYGSVLGYGSYLGPDYTAEALKIYTEGMQEYKAKERFGKTMEALSPDEQVIVKNEVIKETKENRYIPEKDILPLTEAQVYGLEKVREHYRTVFTAGDGWGIRPELIKEEHMPETNRAWVAEGDQTEQIADFFFWTAWISSTLRLDDEITYTNNWPYYEEAGNTMTMSAVWWSGVSVTLLIFFVAVVLFFFYRYNLGMQEAYTKDRYPQFDINQLPLTPSQLKTGKYFVVVVLLFFAQAMFGGLLAHYYVEPDSFYGLDWVADLFPFSIAKGFHMQLAIFWIATTWLGMGIYIAPIVGGHEPKRQGLLVNILFWALVVLVGGSMVGQWLGAKGYLGNWWFLFGHQGWQYLELGRFWQYILALGMGIWLFIVYRGIRGGLKRETDKGGLIHLLFYAAIAVPAFYIFAFFFNPGSHFTFADYWRWWLIHLWVEGIFEVFAVVVIGFLLVYMKLVTKASVVRALYFQLTLLLGSGVIGIGHHYYYNGSPEIWIALGATFSALEVIPLTLLILEAYEQYKMMRDGGVQFPYKLTFWFLIATAIWNLLGAGVLGFLINLPAVNYFEHGQFLTAAHAHGAMMGVYGMFAIAVLIFSLRNIVKPEAWDDRLLKWSFWGLNIGLAGMIAVTLLPIGILQFQEAFQSGYWASRSAAFYEQDIIQTLLTWRAVPDTIFLLGILPLIYFCIKTLFATRDVTHGEGEELPISDPDETDDPGYPHDPDHAKHTPSF